A window of Diabrotica virgifera virgifera chromosome 9, PGI_DIABVI_V3a contains these coding sequences:
- the LOC126891194 gene encoding activity-regulated cytoskeleton associated protein 2-like codes for MSNAQFITLIQELRSSTLGTNEELLTRLRESSATPTLSPMTGNFVKCTARFDGSEHANVEAFLDNILTFKECTHVSDDNSLRRLSMLLKGTVATWWQGIKTSTLTWTNAVQALKDSFSKKLPPYLIFREIFAREQNTDEQTELFVCNVRTLLAHLPYTLSEEAELKIRKRLPRNRFQTSIVRI; via the coding sequence ATGTCAAACGCTCAATTTATTACTTTAATTCAAGAATTGCGAAGTTCGACATTGGGAACTAACGAAGAACTTTTAACCCGACTACGTGAGAGTTCGGCTACTCCTACATTGTCACCAATGACGGGAAATTTCGTAAAGTGCACAGCTCGTTTCGACGGTAGTGAACATGCCAATGTAGAAGCGTTTCTGGATAATATTCTTACGTTCAAGGAATGCACACACGTGAGCGACGACAATTCACTACGTAGATTGTCCATGTTACTTAAGGGTACTGTCGCAACTTGGTGGCAGGGGATAAAAACCTCGACTTTAACCTGGACCAATGCAGTGCAAGCATTAAAGGATTCGTTCTCCAAAAAGCTACCGCCCTATTTAATTTTCCGAGAGATATTCGCGCGCGAACAAAACACGGATGAACAGACCGAATTGTTCGTTTGCAATGTACGAACATTACTTGCACATTTACCGTACACTCTGTCAGAAGAAGCTGAATTGAAGATAAGAAAAAGACTTCCGCGTAATAGATTTCAAACTTCCATTGTTAGAATCTAA